A single region of the Paraburkholderia sp. SOS3 genome encodes:
- a CDS encoding mechanosensitive ion channel family protein — translation MRKLFIAWLLIVLAPPALAAASTAPVAASSAPPVELTPDQARQALEVLNDPRRRAQVTNTLHAIAAAGALAAPPVAASPAAPASAAPAAAASTPLALKSNGLAAQIARQGARWLEQVGMSLKHSLIVLLDTDSVRAWWRGEIQNPQERAKLAMILSAILGTLLPAILIEWLVRRLLRRARAAIAARRLHREARQHAAEEQEAQQAAASMAPVATQGASASAAASSAARAAGPAGEVDEEAAQAAQAAGVPLQPGDDASAAQAKADAAAAATTAATAKTAASTAVSIDSTPPAAAAPSTATGKTESPEQQAKQARSRRHAAAHWTLLQRLPLAALQLVLRVVPLAVFVIAASVLMSILAEAGSPQDRALSTLIDLYVICRSIVIACGFFLQPDAPALRLWRMPDRWAIFVQRWAIWIVGAIGCGAALVEIALALGLSESAHVALVKLVALAGHVLLSLMILQCRKPVAEAIRARAQDSSSPMKLIGEGFVDLWTGVAVFIVMALWFVWALDVQNGYRTLLHLGGISVAVLIGARVVSIVVFGALGRIFRAEEQEGRSLVHQHAYRYYPFVRRIVYGLIAVVTVLVLLQVWHVDVWQFFATGTIGHRLASAIVTIFVAAVIALFIWEAANVSVERRLARWTQSGDLMRAARLRTLLPMLRTALFVVIALVVVMTGLSELGVNTAPLLASASIFGVALGFGSQKLVQDFITGIFLLMENAMQVGDWVTLAGVSGTVEYLSIRTVRLRGGDGSLYTVPFSSVSTVNNTNRGLGNAAVRVSIVFGADLDLAIATLKEIGTSLREDDQFKDGILSDFAFWGVDAVDGASVTLAGQVQCRDSARWGVQREFNRRIFQRFSERGIAIANPQRQVLAPEDGRLPVAQLNGRGEPDDHDDARDERDVRSRNGARDGYRHRADDDVQANEDREAGQGASEKPGAAGRRA, via the coding sequence ATGCGCAAACTATTTATCGCCTGGCTTCTTATCGTACTGGCGCCGCCCGCCCTCGCGGCCGCGTCGACGGCGCCCGTCGCCGCATCGTCCGCGCCGCCTGTCGAACTCACGCCCGACCAGGCTCGCCAGGCGCTCGAAGTCCTCAACGATCCACGACGTCGCGCGCAGGTAACCAACACGCTGCATGCCATCGCTGCGGCCGGGGCACTCGCCGCGCCGCCCGTCGCGGCGAGTCCGGCCGCACCCGCGAGCGCAGCGCCGGCAGCCGCCGCCAGCACGCCGCTCGCGCTGAAATCGAACGGTCTCGCGGCACAGATCGCGCGGCAAGGCGCACGCTGGCTCGAGCAGGTCGGCATGTCGCTCAAGCATTCGCTGATCGTGCTGCTCGATACGGACTCGGTGCGCGCGTGGTGGCGCGGCGAGATTCAGAACCCCCAGGAGCGCGCGAAGCTCGCGATGATTCTTTCGGCGATCCTTGGTACGCTGCTGCCGGCGATCCTTATCGAATGGCTTGTGCGGCGGCTTTTGCGCCGCGCGCGTGCCGCGATTGCCGCGCGGCGGCTGCATCGCGAGGCAAGGCAGCACGCCGCCGAGGAGCAGGAGGCGCAACAGGCGGCAGCAAGCATGGCGCCTGTTGCAACGCAAGGCGCGTCTGCGTCCGCTGCCGCTTCGTCCGCCGCGCGTGCTGCCGGACCGGCCGGCGAGGTCGACGAAGAAGCCGCGCAAGCCGCACAGGCCGCCGGCGTGCCGCTGCAGCCCGGCGACGACGCAAGCGCGGCACAGGCCAAAGCCGACGCCGCGGCGGCGGCAACAACGGCAGCAACCGCAAAGACTGCCGCGTCGACTGCCGTATCGATTGATTCGACGCCGCCTGCGGCAGCCGCCCCATCGACTGCCACAGGCAAAACCGAATCCCCCGAGCAGCAGGCAAAACAGGCCCGCAGCCGGCGCCACGCAGCCGCTCATTGGACCTTGCTGCAACGGCTGCCGCTCGCGGCGTTACAACTGGTCCTGCGCGTCGTGCCGCTTGCGGTGTTCGTCATCGCGGCAAGCGTTCTGATGTCGATCCTCGCCGAAGCCGGCTCGCCGCAGGACCGGGCACTTAGCACGCTGATCGACCTGTACGTGATCTGCCGGTCGATCGTCATCGCGTGCGGCTTTTTCCTGCAGCCCGACGCGCCCGCGCTGCGCTTATGGCGCATGCCGGACCGGTGGGCGATATTCGTGCAGCGCTGGGCCATCTGGATCGTCGGCGCAATCGGCTGCGGCGCCGCGCTCGTCGAAATCGCGCTGGCGCTCGGCCTCTCGGAGTCCGCCCACGTCGCGCTCGTCAAACTCGTCGCGCTCGCGGGCCACGTGCTGCTGTCGCTGATGATCCTGCAATGCCGCAAGCCCGTCGCCGAAGCGATCCGTGCGCGAGCGCAGGACAGCAGCAGCCCGATGAAACTGATTGGCGAAGGCTTCGTCGATTTATGGACCGGCGTGGCGGTGTTTATCGTGATGGCGCTGTGGTTCGTCTGGGCGCTCGATGTGCAAAACGGCTACCGCACGCTGCTGCATCTCGGCGGAATTTCGGTGGCGGTGCTGATCGGCGCGCGTGTCGTGTCGATCGTCGTGTTCGGCGCGCTCGGGCGGATCTTTCGCGCCGAGGAGCAGGAGGGGCGCTCGCTGGTTCATCAGCATGCGTACCGCTACTACCCGTTCGTGCGCAGAATCGTCTATGGGCTGATCGCAGTGGTGACCGTGCTCGTGCTGTTGCAGGTCTGGCACGTCGACGTCTGGCAGTTCTTCGCAACGGGCACGATCGGGCATCGCCTCGCGTCCGCCATCGTGACGATCTTCGTGGCCGCGGTCATCGCGCTGTTCATCTGGGAGGCGGCGAACGTGTCGGTCGAGCGGCGCCTTGCGCGCTGGACGCAAAGCGGCGATCTGATGCGCGCGGCGCGCCTGCGCACCTTGCTGCCGATGCTGCGCACGGCGCTGTTCGTGGTGATCGCGCTCGTCGTCGTCATGACGGGATTGAGCGAACTCGGCGTGAATACCGCGCCGTTGCTGGCGAGCGCGAGCATCTTCGGCGTGGCGCTCGGCTTCGGCTCGCAAAAGCTCGTGCAGGATTTCATCACCGGCATCTTCCTGCTGATGGAAAACGCGATGCAGGTCGGCGACTGGGTCACGCTCGCGGGTGTGTCGGGCACGGTCGAATATCTGTCGATTCGCACGGTGCGGCTGCGCGGCGGAGACGGTTCGCTGTACACGGTGCCCTTCAGTTCGGTTTCGACCGTCAACAATACGAACCGCGGGCTCGGCAATGCGGCGGTGAGAGTCAGCATCGTGTTCGGCGCGGACCTCGATCTGGCGATCGCGACGTTGAAGGAAATCGGCACATCGCTGCGCGAAGACGACCAGTTCAAGGACGGCATTCTGTCGGACTTCGCCTTCTGGGGCGTCGATGCGGTCGACGGCGCGTCGGTCACGCTCGCGGGCCAGGTGCAATGCCGCGACTCCGCGCGCTGGGGCGTGCAGCGCGAATTCAACCGGCGCATTTTCCAGCGCTTCAGCGAGCGCGGCATTGCAATTGCGAATCCGCAGCGGCAGGTGCTTGCACCCGAGGATGGGAGGCTGCCCGTTGCGCAGTTGAATGGGCGGGGCGAACCCGACGATCACGACGATGCGCGCGACGAGCGGGATGTTAGGTCGCGCAACGGTGCGCGCGACGGCTATCGGCATCGTGCCGATGATGATGTGCAGGCCAATGAGGATCGCGAGGCGGGTCAAGGAGCGAGCGAAAAGCCGGGCGCCGCGGGGCGCCGCGCCTAG
- a CDS encoding HlyD family type I secretion periplasmic adaptor subunit, with product MATAVGLGLIAGWAALAPLSGAVVAEGVVRSEGERKTLQHQEGGIVKAILIRDGDRVKAGQVLIELDNVSPAAELSALQAQFDAEQAKIARLSAERELKGTLTFPAILAGRRADPRIAELLARESALFTARRRAFVDQSAMLRTELAHTQQEISISAQMIRTMNRSYAMAAQQRRTNEALQKEGFVAETKVLDLQRAEGDALSRVQSGEAELSRARQRQIDLELKTASVRNDYVKAADDELKEATTRAVQIAERLRPAHDVSARTRITAPVAGLIVGLKVHTIGAVIGPREPIVDVVPEGAPLIVEANIRPDDVRAIAPGSRADVRLTAYNSRTTPMLDGKVIYVSADALTDKENRAHFYVVRVEVSAQALDRANRLARKPIALGPGLRTEVYIRKHARSALDYLLEPVLDGIRKSMRD from the coding sequence ATGGCGACAGCCGTCGGACTGGGTTTGATAGCAGGCTGGGCGGCGCTTGCACCGCTTTCAGGCGCGGTGGTGGCCGAAGGCGTGGTGCGCTCGGAAGGCGAACGCAAGACGCTGCAACATCAGGAAGGCGGCATCGTGAAGGCCATATTGATCCGCGACGGCGACCGGGTAAAGGCCGGTCAGGTGCTGATCGAACTGGACAACGTGAGTCCTGCCGCAGAACTGTCTGCACTGCAAGCCCAGTTCGACGCCGAGCAGGCGAAAATCGCACGACTCTCGGCCGAGCGCGAACTGAAGGGTACGCTGACGTTTCCGGCCATCCTCGCAGGCCGGCGAGCCGATCCTCGCATCGCCGAATTGCTTGCGCGCGAGTCCGCGCTCTTCACGGCACGTCGCCGCGCGTTCGTTGACCAGAGCGCCATGCTACGCACTGAACTCGCCCACACGCAACAGGAAATCTCGATCAGCGCGCAAATGATCAGGACGATGAACCGTAGTTACGCGATGGCGGCACAACAGCGGCGGACTAACGAAGCGTTACAAAAGGAGGGCTTCGTGGCCGAAACAAAGGTGCTCGATTTACAGCGCGCCGAAGGCGACGCACTGTCGCGCGTTCAGTCTGGAGAGGCCGAGCTGAGCCGAGCGAGACAGCGACAGATCGATCTTGAATTGAAAACGGCCAGCGTGCGCAACGACTATGTGAAGGCGGCCGACGATGAACTCAAGGAAGCGACCACGCGCGCGGTCCAGATCGCGGAGCGGCTTCGTCCCGCGCACGACGTTTCTGCGCGAACCCGTATCACCGCGCCGGTTGCCGGGCTGATCGTCGGCCTGAAGGTGCATACGATTGGCGCAGTGATCGGGCCGCGTGAACCGATTGTCGATGTCGTACCTGAAGGCGCGCCGCTCATCGTAGAGGCGAATATCCGGCCGGATGACGTGCGTGCAATTGCGCCCGGAAGTCGTGCCGATGTGCGCTTGACGGCCTACAACTCGCGTACCACGCCGATGCTTGACGGTAAGGTGATCTACGTTTCCGCGGACGCATTGACCGATAAGGAAAACCGCGCCCATTTCTATGTGGTGCGGGTCGAGGTGTCGGCGCAGGCCTTGGACAGGGCGAACCGGCTCGCCAGAAAGCCCATCGCCCTGGGGCCGGGATTACGGACCGAGGTGTATATCCGAAAGCATGCTCGCTCGGCGCTCGATTATCTGCTGGAGCCGGTCCTGGACGGCATTCGAAAGTCAATGCGGGATTGA
- a CDS encoding type I secretion system permease/ATPase — protein sequence MKRHLLIAAAFSVASNVLALTPTLYLLQVYDRVLPSQSIETLLMLIAFMVVALGMNLVVDVARSRILSDLAMQIGNRLDRLALQAQISAQAHCLPSRAFAGQGDINTLRAFLAGSGVIAFFDMPWLLVYLVIIGLFHWTLALIAGISALVLFCVALFNDRLTRKSIQSYLVRQREGDAFYQQIIRNADVMTVLGMSSNMVDAWDLRKREYLAAQRDVSDNSALYRDISKGLRQAIQVIMMAAGAGLVINGHATPGVMLATTILLGKALAPIGQLIGNWKQAGELREAWPRLNALLTMPADVEQVALPRPKGDIGVEQVTFSAPAHMRGTGKFLLRGVDFTLAAGQTLIVTGPSASGKSTLLRIIAGLWRPQAGTVRLDGADLTQWPRQSLGQYLGYVPQDIELLAGTVAECIARSAKPLPLDSAAIIRAAQRAEVHAMILALPQGYETPMGEAGESLSGGQRQRIALARALYGEPAVVLLDEPNASLDTDGEAALCRVLRQLKADGVTVIAVTHRPSLIELADRMLCLKDGQIEKFWHPQLDSGSAVADSQLDGVGGTPFIDVGELHARESSLQAARPQTAEILIGSNR from the coding sequence ATGAAGCGTCACCTGCTTATCGCGGCAGCATTCAGCGTCGCCTCCAATGTGCTCGCACTGACGCCGACCCTATACCTGCTCCAGGTCTATGACCGCGTACTGCCCAGTCAGAGCATCGAAACATTGCTGATGCTGATAGCGTTTATGGTGGTCGCACTCGGGATGAATCTCGTGGTCGACGTTGCGCGTAGCCGGATATTGTCCGACCTGGCCATGCAGATCGGCAACCGGCTCGATCGGCTGGCTCTACAGGCGCAGATTTCGGCGCAAGCGCACTGCCTTCCGTCCCGCGCATTCGCAGGCCAGGGCGATATCAATACGCTGCGTGCGTTCCTTGCGGGGTCCGGTGTGATCGCTTTCTTCGACATGCCCTGGCTACTCGTCTATCTGGTGATCATCGGGCTCTTTCACTGGACCCTTGCACTGATCGCCGGGATAAGCGCGCTCGTGCTGTTCTGCGTCGCGCTATTCAACGACCGGCTCACCCGAAAATCGATTCAGTCATATCTCGTGCGGCAGCGGGAAGGCGATGCGTTCTATCAACAGATCATCCGCAACGCCGACGTCATGACCGTGCTCGGCATGAGCAGCAACATGGTGGATGCCTGGGACTTGCGCAAGCGCGAATATCTCGCGGCTCAACGGGACGTGTCCGACAACAGCGCACTTTACCGCGACATCAGCAAGGGATTGCGCCAGGCGATTCAGGTGATCATGATGGCCGCTGGCGCCGGACTGGTGATCAACGGCCATGCGACGCCAGGCGTGATGCTGGCCACGACGATCCTGCTCGGCAAGGCGCTCGCGCCGATCGGGCAGTTGATCGGCAACTGGAAGCAGGCGGGGGAGTTACGTGAGGCGTGGCCGCGCCTGAACGCGTTGCTAACCATGCCGGCCGATGTCGAACAGGTTGCGCTGCCCCGGCCAAAAGGCGATATCGGTGTTGAACAGGTTACTTTCAGTGCACCGGCGCACATGCGGGGAACGGGCAAGTTTCTGCTTCGCGGCGTCGATTTCACGTTGGCTGCCGGGCAGACGCTAATCGTCACGGGCCCGAGTGCGTCTGGAAAGTCGACGCTGCTGCGGATTATCGCGGGGCTGTGGCGCCCACAGGCGGGCACGGTGCGTCTCGACGGTGCTGATTTAACGCAATGGCCCAGACAGTCCCTCGGGCAGTATCTCGGTTATGTGCCGCAGGATATCGAGCTACTGGCGGGCACCGTCGCCGAATGTATCGCCCGGAGTGCGAAGCCGTTGCCGCTTGATTCGGCTGCCATCATCCGCGCGGCGCAACGCGCTGAGGTTCACGCAATGATTCTGGCTTTGCCTCAAGGCTACGAGACGCCGATGGGAGAGGCCGGCGAATCTCTGTCTGGCGGCCAGCGCCAGCGCATTGCCCTTGCGCGTGCACTGTACGGCGAACCCGCAGTCGTGCTGCTGGACGAACCGAATGCCAGTCTCGACACGGACGGCGAAGCGGCACTCTGCCGGGTGCTTCGCCAGCTGAAAGCCGATGGCGTGACCGTCATAGCCGTCACTCATCGGCCGTCGCTGATCGAACTGGCTGATCGGATGCTATGCCTGAAAGACGGGCAGATTGAGAAGTTTTGGCATCCTCAATTGGACTCTGGATCGGCAGTTGCGGACTCGCAATTGGATGGTGTGGGCGGGACGCCGTTCATTGACGTCGGGGAGCTTCATGCCCGCGAGTCATCGCTCCAGGCCGCCCGACCGCAGACCGCGGAAATCCTGATTGGGAGCAACCGATGA
- a CDS encoding MFS transporter has product MSPPDLCNARTRRTPYPPAVAVGASPCDEVAICGARCSAPDRGSRYKRLALLSTILGSSMAFIDGSVVNVALPALQSELHASVAAIQWVVDAYLLMLASLVLVGGALGDRYGRRRIFVCGIAIFTLASAACGLAPDSATLIAARAVQGIGAALLVPSSLSIIGAVFDDRERGRAIGIWAGFASITSALGPIAGGWLVDAFSWRAIFFLNLPIAAATIVLALIAVPDSHRPDAPRRMDWAGAIAAAAGLGALAYGLTLASERGVAGFAAPAVLASVAGGGIVLIGFVVIEAAGRQPMMPLDVFQSRDFSGANLITLLLYFGLGGTLFFLPFTLIRAHAFTATQAGAALLPIPLIIGALSRFAGGALAERFGPRLLLTAGSIVTAAGFALFALVPLATGERSYWAAFFPALVVMGLGMTLTVTPLTTTVMASVPGERTGLASGINNAVARVASLIAVAALGIVFTWTHEAALSTRLDALHIPHRAGTVIYSIGSAASSSGRMAHRAATVAQAEHGALDAAFRAVALVCALGALGSALCAALMIGRRSADGSAP; this is encoded by the coding sequence TTGTCCCCTCCCGATCTCTGCAACGCGCGCACGCGGCGCACACCGTATCCCCCGGCCGTCGCGGTCGGCGCGAGTCCCTGCGACGAAGTTGCGATCTGCGGCGCGCGCTGCTCCGCGCCCGACCGGGGGAGCCGCTACAAGCGGCTTGCGCTGCTTTCGACGATCCTCGGTTCGAGCATGGCGTTTATCGACGGCTCGGTTGTCAACGTCGCACTGCCCGCGCTGCAGTCCGAACTGCATGCAAGCGTCGCCGCGATCCAATGGGTCGTCGACGCATACCTGCTGATGCTCGCTTCGCTCGTGCTCGTCGGCGGCGCACTCGGCGACCGCTACGGACGACGCCGCATATTCGTCTGCGGAATTGCCATCTTCACGCTCGCCTCGGCCGCCTGCGGCCTCGCGCCCGATTCCGCGACGCTGATCGCGGCGCGCGCGGTGCAAGGCATCGGCGCGGCGTTGCTGGTACCGAGCAGCCTGTCGATCATCGGCGCCGTCTTCGACGATCGCGAGCGCGGCCGCGCAATCGGCATCTGGGCCGGTTTCGCGTCGATCACCTCGGCGCTCGGTCCGATTGCGGGCGGCTGGCTCGTCGATGCGTTCTCGTGGCGCGCGATCTTCTTTCTGAATCTGCCGATCGCGGCCGCCACCATCGTGCTCGCGCTGATCGCAGTGCCCGACAGCCATCGGCCCGACGCGCCGCGCCGCATGGACTGGGCCGGCGCGATAGCCGCCGCGGCAGGTCTCGGCGCGCTTGCCTACGGCCTGACGCTCGCCTCGGAGCGCGGCGTGGCCGGTTTTGCGGCGCCGGCCGTGCTCGCGTCGGTGGCGGGCGGCGGCATCGTGCTGATCGGTTTCGTCGTCATCGAGGCTGCGGGCAGGCAGCCGATGATGCCGCTCGACGTGTTTCAATCGCGCGACTTCAGCGGCGCCAATCTCATCACACTGCTGCTTTACTTCGGCCTGGGCGGTACGTTGTTCTTTCTGCCGTTCACGCTGATCCGGGCGCACGCGTTCACGGCGACGCAGGCGGGCGCCGCGCTGCTGCCCATTCCGCTCATCATCGGCGCGCTGTCGCGCTTCGCGGGCGGGGCGCTCGCGGAGCGCTTCGGGCCGCGCCTGCTGCTGACGGCCGGATCGATCGTCACGGCGGCGGGCTTTGCGCTGTTCGCGCTCGTGCCGCTCGCGACCGGCGAGCGGTCGTACTGGGCGGCGTTTTTCCCGGCGCTCGTCGTGATGGGCCTCGGCATGACGCTGACCGTGACGCCGCTGACGACGACCGTCATGGCGTCGGTGCCGGGCGAGCGGACTGGCCTCGCGTCCGGCATCAACAATGCGGTCGCGCGCGTGGCAAGCCTGATCGCGGTGGCGGCGCTCGGCATCGTGTTCACGTGGACGCATGAAGCTGCGTTGTCGACGCGGCTCGACGCGCTGCATATTCCGCACCGCGCGGGCACGGTCATATATTCGATCGGGTCGGCCGCGTCCTCGTCCGGCCGTATGGCGCACCGCGCCGCAACGGTTGCGCAGGCGGAACATGGCGCGCTCGACGCCGCGTTTCGCGCGGTTGCGCTCGTCTGCGCGCTGGGTGCGCTCGGCAGCGCGCTGTGCGCGGCGCTGATGATCGGGCGGCGAAGCGCCGACGGCAGCGCCCCCTGA
- a CDS encoding TolC family outer membrane protein produces MKRIACVLLIAAATAAHASSLSALANHALGADAEFQSAEAAWRAAIEKAPQGRAGLLPQVGVQQSIYRNGVNIPGYAVPGYSTVGFTLSLNQPLFNWAAWETYQQGQLFAMDADQALAQARQDLLLRVSQAYFDALDAQEALALATNHVKAVAAQLALAQRRFALGDATIVDTNEAKAGFDAAQADEIGARTRLDASYAALQKIVGQPVGRVNGWHDDFRLRPIDPPDVEAWVGAAMTSNHDVRRKMIAAEIAGREVSKARGGDYPSVALVGNVNNGNAAFINGQANFYTGGNRGTAGAIGLQISIPLTDGFMTRSRIREAHALEDKAGHDLDDAQRSAGLSARDAYLGVTRGLAQTRALATAVQSAAVALRSNQTGYRVGVRVNADVLDAEDKLYRAQRELVRIRAETALQGLKLKASIADLSEADLAALDAQLVESAPAAQPHSDAQAVR; encoded by the coding sequence ATGAAGAGAATCGCCTGTGTTTTGCTGATTGCGGCCGCGACCGCTGCACATGCCTCCAGTCTGAGCGCACTTGCGAACCACGCGCTCGGGGCCGACGCGGAGTTCCAGAGTGCGGAGGCTGCATGGCGGGCCGCTATCGAAAAGGCCCCGCAGGGACGGGCGGGACTTTTGCCGCAAGTCGGCGTGCAGCAGTCGATTTACCGCAACGGTGTCAATATTCCAGGGTACGCGGTTCCCGGTTACTCGACAGTCGGCTTCACCCTTTCGCTCAACCAGCCGCTCTTCAATTGGGCCGCCTGGGAAACATACCAGCAGGGCCAACTGTTTGCGATGGATGCCGACCAGGCGTTAGCGCAGGCGAGACAGGATCTTCTGCTGCGTGTTTCGCAGGCCTATTTTGATGCGCTGGATGCTCAGGAGGCGTTGGCGCTTGCCACTAACCACGTCAAAGCCGTCGCAGCGCAACTGGCATTAGCGCAGCGCCGCTTTGCACTTGGGGACGCGACCATCGTGGACACGAACGAAGCCAAAGCCGGCTTCGATGCCGCGCAGGCCGACGAGATTGGTGCGCGAACCCGGCTTGACGCGAGCTATGCAGCGCTGCAAAAGATCGTCGGCCAGCCAGTCGGCAGAGTCAATGGATGGCATGACGATTTCCGCCTTCGTCCCATCGATCCGCCTGATGTCGAGGCATGGGTGGGCGCGGCAATGACATCGAATCATGACGTGCGCAGGAAAATGATTGCGGCGGAAATTGCCGGCCGCGAAGTCAGTAAAGCACGCGGGGGCGACTACCCAAGCGTCGCGCTGGTCGGCAACGTCAATAACGGCAACGCGGCGTTCATCAACGGTCAAGCGAATTTCTATACAGGCGGAAATCGTGGCACGGCAGGGGCAATCGGCCTCCAGATTTCAATCCCCCTCACCGACGGCTTCATGACACGGAGCCGGATTCGCGAAGCGCACGCGCTCGAAGACAAGGCTGGCCACGATCTGGATGATGCTCAACGCAGTGCCGGGCTCTCGGCTCGCGACGCGTATCTGGGGGTCACGAGAGGGCTTGCGCAGACGCGCGCGCTTGCCACCGCGGTGCAATCCGCGGCCGTCGCATTGCGCTCGAACCAGACTGGCTACCGTGTCGGCGTCCGGGTCAATGCGGATGTGCTCGACGCGGAAGACAAACTGTACCGGGCTCAACGGGAACTGGTTCGCATCCGGGCGGAAACAGCGCTGCAAGGCCTGAAGCTGAAGGCGAGCATCGCCGACCTCAGCGAGGCCGATCTGGCCGCTCTCGACGCACAACTCGTAGAAAGCGCGCCTGCTGCGCAACCCCATTCCGACGCACAGGCGGTCCGTTGA
- a CDS encoding sigma-54-dependent transcriptional regulator: protein MHSTSMSPAAERAVLCVSSAPDEPLARFLAAAGWHVVHAKTPANAERLLDRGDIKVGLIDLPDDCTAQQLSALEAFMQRGETNWVAQIAPGRSDDEPTSRFILDYCFDFVTKPCLNDRLIFALGHAHGLSSLRRTSVKPKPSLGKHGMVGHCEPMERLYRRLDKCAQTDAPVFIAGESGTGKELTARAVHDCSARHKQPFVAINCAAIPPTLLQAELFGHERGAFTGALQKKIGRIEHADGGTLFLDEIGDMPHECQAVLLRFLQEGTIERLGSNSPIKVDVRVISATHVDLEAAVGDGRFRADLYHRLCVLRLDEPPLRERGGDIRLLAEYALSMYRQDGTHKIRGFSSGAVVAMSNYAWPGNVRELINCVRRAVVMTEGRFITEADLGLPAAINQRPRTLAEIRMQAEIEAIEDALRRHGHNLSSAAAELGVSRATLYRLMNANRIQSDISSIRQGRRQAQNGDRDAEADPDAPAAAGADDAPPRSAMAL, encoded by the coding sequence ATGCATTCCACCTCGATGTCGCCCGCTGCCGAACGTGCCGTGCTTTGCGTGTCATCGGCGCCTGACGAGCCTCTCGCCCGATTTCTGGCCGCTGCGGGCTGGCATGTCGTCCATGCGAAAACGCCCGCGAACGCCGAGCGTCTGCTCGACCGCGGCGATATCAAGGTCGGCCTTATCGACCTTCCTGACGACTGCACCGCGCAACAACTGTCCGCGCTCGAAGCGTTCATGCAGCGCGGCGAGACGAACTGGGTCGCGCAGATCGCGCCGGGCCGCTCGGACGACGAACCGACGAGCCGCTTTATCCTCGACTACTGCTTCGACTTCGTGACGAAGCCATGTCTGAACGACCGTCTGATCTTCGCCCTCGGCCATGCGCATGGCCTGTCGAGCCTGCGGCGCACGAGCGTCAAGCCGAAGCCGTCGCTGGGCAAGCACGGCATGGTCGGCCATTGCGAGCCGATGGAGCGGCTCTACCGGCGACTCGACAAATGCGCGCAAACCGACGCGCCCGTCTTTATCGCCGGCGAATCGGGCACGGGCAAGGAGCTCACCGCGCGCGCGGTGCACGACTGTTCGGCGCGTCATAAGCAGCCGTTCGTCGCGATCAACTGCGCGGCGATTCCGCCCACGTTGTTGCAAGCGGAGCTGTTCGGCCACGAGCGCGGCGCATTTACGGGCGCACTGCAGAAGAAAATCGGCCGCATCGAGCACGCGGACGGCGGCACGCTGTTTCTCGACGAAATCGGCGACATGCCGCACGAGTGCCAGGCGGTGCTGTTGCGCTTCCTGCAGGAAGGAACAATCGAGCGTCTGGGTAGCAACTCCCCGATCAAGGTCGACGTGCGCGTGATTTCGGCGACCCATGTGGACCTCGAAGCCGCGGTCGGCGACGGGCGCTTCCGCGCGGATCTCTATCACCGGCTTTGCGTGCTGCGGCTCGACGAACCGCCGCTGCGCGAGCGCGGCGGCGATATCCGCCTGCTGGCCGAATACGCGCTCAGCATGTACCGACAGGACGGCACGCATAAGATTCGCGGCTTTTCGAGCGGCGCCGTGGTCGCCATGTCGAACTACGCGTGGCCCGGCAATGTGCGCGAACTGATCAACTGCGTGCGGCGCGCGGTCGTCATGACCGAAGGACGCTTCATTACCGAAGCGGACCTCGGCTTGCCCGCCGCGATCAACCAGCGGCCCAGGACGCTTGCCGAGATCCGCATGCAGGCCGAAATCGAAGCGATCGAAGACGCGCTGCGGCGGCATGGGCACAATCTGTCGTCGGCGGCCGCGGAGCTTGGCGTATCCCGCGCGACGCTGTACCGGCTCATGAACGCGAACCGGATCCAGAGCGATATCAGCTCGATCCGGCAAGGACGCCGTCAGGCCCAAAACGGCGATCGCGACGCCGAAGCGGACCCCGATGCTCCCGCGGCCGCGGGCGCAGACGATGCGCCGCCGCGCTCCGCCATGGCCCTGTGA